In the genome of Strix aluco isolate bStrAlu1 unplaced genomic scaffold, bStrAlu1.hap1 HAP1_SCAFFOLD_120, whole genome shotgun sequence, one region contains:
- the LOC141918931 gene encoding uncharacterized protein LOC141918931, with amino-acid sequence MLLAKTMQSISRHRRADSGSQGAGDRAGQTSLSLHVRLVQSEKPLHDGRRKRSEDPWDRRLRGAHAIPVLFSRHESTREAGYPHPRTSARRRPGLGTADGRIRLRAAEVPRSFPERRRRRVTSGLRKGERVVKRSAGTRIAEDRAAIRTTIRLRFCGRREVSARTAEASRRVVGREDREARCRRAGDRLRVGQRLRFSSF; translated from the exons ATGCTTTTGGCGAAGACCATGCAGTCCATCTCCAG GCATCGGAGGGCGGACTCCGGGTCGCAGGGAGCGGGCGATCGAGCGGGTCAAACGAGCCTTAGCTTGCACGTGAGGCTCG TGCAAAGCGAGAAGCCGCTTCACGACGGGCgacggaagaggtcagaggatccGTGGGACCGGCGACTCCGAGGGGCTCACGCCAttccggttttattttctaggcacgAATCGACGCGTGAAGCGGGATACCCGCACCCTCGGACTTCGGCGAG GCGGCGACCGGGCCTCGGCACAGCGGACGGAAGAATCCGTCTCCGAGCGGCCGAG gtgccacgctCCTTCCCGGAGCGTCGACGCCGCAGAGTCACGAGCGGTTTGAGAAAAGGCGAGAGAGTCGTTAAGCGGTCCGCCGGGACCCGAATCGCTGAGGATCGTGCAGCCATACGAACGACCATTCGCCTTCGCTTTTGCGGGCGTCGTGAGGTCTCCGCTCGAACGGCGGAGGCTTCGAGGCGAGTCGTCGGAAGAGAGGACCGGGAGGCCAGGTGCCGCCGAGCGGGCGATCGCTTACGAGTAGGACAGCGGCTGCGTTTCTCCAGTTTCTAG